In candidate division WOR-3 bacterium, a genomic segment contains:
- a CDS encoding Mut7-C RNAse domain-containing protein, with the protein MAKKFICNGMLGKLSRLLRIIGVDSTYTNEGMAILLLARKESRVIITRNTRLRGRNGVFFLDKTVPEEQLSAVVDAYNLWSEIRPFSRCVICNDELIPIEKDAVKGRVPFFTYKHFDEYAKCPRCERIYWKGSHYKNMLKEVDTVLMRD; encoded by the coding sequence ATGGCGAAAAAATTCATCTGTAACGGCATGCTGGGCAAATTATCAAGATTACTGAGAATAATAGGAGTCGATTCCACGTACACAAACGAAGGGATGGCGATTCTCTTGCTTGCTCGCAAGGAAAGCCGTGTCATAATCACCCGTAACACCAGATTGCGCGGCAGGAACGGTGTTTTTTTTCTGGATAAAACGGTCCCAGAAGAGCAGCTCTCTGCGGTGGTGGATGCTTACAACCTCTGGAGTGAGATCAGGCCCTTTTCGCGCTGTGTCATCTGCAATGACGAATTGATACCGATAGAAAAAGATGCGGTAAAAGGAAGGGTTCCGTTTTTCACCTATAAGCACTTCGATGAATATGCAAAATGCCCCCGATGTGAGCGGATCTACTGGAAAGGTAGCCACTATAAGAACATGTTGAAAGAGGTGGACACCGTCTTGATGAGGGATTGA
- a CDS encoding SpoIID/LytB domain-containing protein, which yields MKRAWLLNTLLILVAFLNCMPYVGKDRAGKLVRVAVECGVDEVHVSGVYKKRYYSNHRITQAGDLPILFGPKDGKVSVNDRDYRGSVEVRKIDGNLWVINVLDFESYLKGVVPCEIGGISERQLEAAKAQAVAARTYARAHIGQYSELGFDLYATVQDQVYKGISCERVLTSKAVEGTAGEVLFYGNQPIEAKYHSTCGGRTADFSDAWSGASPPYLRSVVCRYCTKSPHYEWKKVMAKADFFAHIRNRLSRINITLERSELIHSFRITRSRRSHRIKELFLTTNKNEYKIPNYRIRTLFGEPGDPGGLLKSNYVYVRTEGDRVIIEGRGFGHGVGMCQFGAIEMANQGKNYRQILYHYYHGTRIRKVR from the coding sequence ATGAAGAGGGCATGGCTCTTAAATACATTGCTGATTTTGGTTGCGTTCCTGAATTGCATGCCGTATGTTGGTAAAGACCGTGCAGGAAAGCTGGTGAGGGTAGCGGTCGAATGCGGTGTGGATGAGGTGCATGTGAGCGGTGTTTACAAAAAAAGATACTACAGTAATCATAGGATCACGCAGGCCGGGGATTTACCCATCCTTTTCGGGCCTAAGGACGGGAAGGTGTCCGTCAATGACCGCGATTACCGTGGAAGCGTGGAAGTGCGAAAGATCGACGGCAATCTGTGGGTGATAAATGTTCTTGATTTTGAGTCTTACTTGAAAGGCGTGGTGCCTTGTGAGATCGGAGGGATCTCGGAGAGGCAGCTTGAGGCCGCAAAGGCTCAGGCAGTGGCGGCGAGGACGTATGCACGGGCGCACATCGGCCAGTACTCGGAATTGGGATTTGACCTGTATGCGACAGTACAGGATCAGGTTTACAAAGGAATCTCCTGTGAAAGGGTATTGACCAGCAAAGCAGTAGAAGGTACGGCTGGAGAGGTGCTCTTTTATGGTAATCAGCCGATCGAAGCCAAATACCACTCCACATGCGGCGGCAGGACTGCGGATTTTAGCGATGCTTGGTCAGGCGCTTCACCGCCGTATTTACGTAGTGTCGTGTGTCGTTATTGCACAAAAAGCCCGCATTACGAATGGAAGAAGGTGATGGCAAAAGCAGATTTCTTCGCCCACATAAGAAATCGCTTGAGCCGGATAAACATCACTCTTGAACGGAGCGAGTTGATACATTCGTTCAGGATCACGAGAAGCAGACGTAGCCACAGGATCAAAGAGCTCTTTCTGACAACGAACAAGAATGAATACAAGATTCCGAACTATCGAATAAGGACGCTGTTCGGAGAACCTGGTGATCCTGGGGGGCTGTTGAAATCAAACTACGTCTACGTGAGAACAGAAGGTGATCGGGTGATAATCGAGGGCAGAGGTTTTGGACATGGCGTTGGTATGTGTCAATTCGGTGCTATAGAAATGGCGAACCAGGGTAAGAATTACCGGCAGATACTGTATCATTACTATCATGGTACAAGGATAAGGAAGGTTCGGTGA